A single window of Thermoplasmata archaeon DNA harbors:
- a CDS encoding sulfurtransferase TusA family protein translates to MNSPTVAFTVDGTLRSCKGAIARLEQKFADLPSGSLARVRVDNVPNRIDVRAWADRKGHRIVDEVRRGEEYEFLIAKGGGPGIPSISGIVIGSR, encoded by the coding sequence ATGAACTCCCCCACCGTCGCCTTCACGGTTGACGGAACGTTGAGGTCGTGCAAGGGAGCGATCGCTCGACTCGAGCAGAAGTTCGCCGACCTTCCGTCGGGTAGCCTAGCCCGGGTCCGGGTGGATAATGTCCCGAATCGGATCGACGTACGTGCCTGGGCGGATCGGAAGGGGCATCGGATTGTGGACGAGGTGCGCCGGGGTGAGGAGTACGAGTTCCTCATTGCGAAGGGTGGGGGCCCCGGAATCCCGTCGATTTCGGGGATAGTGATCGGCTCGCGCTGA
- a CDS encoding (5-formylfuran-3-yl)methyl phosphate synthase, with product MMLMVSVQNLEEAREAVAGGADIVDVKNLREMMVGSNFPPVIREVRNAFPKQIHVSVTLGVAPNQAGTVALAVYGAAALGATSVKVGFVQSDYATALRILRESRRALEGSDTKLIAATFADSHLYEGIDPTLVVKLGKESRSDGILIDTLIKDGRNLFDFIQEPTLKDLVLEAKEAGMSTALSGALKVTDLHALVRINPDIVGVRGAVCTNGDRESGNVVASAVAALRDELQRRLTGKVDVFAKVEPSAPRVLS from the coding sequence ATGATGCTGATGGTCAGCGTCCAGAATCTCGAGGAGGCACGCGAGGCGGTCGCCGGAGGGGCCGACATCGTGGATGTGAAGAACCTGCGCGAAATGATGGTGGGGTCGAACTTTCCCCCGGTTATTCGAGAGGTCCGGAACGCCTTTCCGAAGCAGATCCATGTGAGCGTCACCCTCGGCGTGGCACCGAATCAAGCAGGGACCGTGGCCCTGGCGGTCTATGGTGCCGCGGCTCTGGGCGCGACCTCCGTGAAGGTCGGGTTCGTCCAGAGTGACTACGCGACCGCGCTACGGATCCTCCGGGAGAGCCGACGCGCGCTGGAGGGATCCGATACCAAGCTCATCGCCGCGACGTTCGCCGACAGTCACCTCTATGAAGGAATCGACCCCACGCTCGTGGTGAAACTTGGCAAGGAGAGTCGGAGCGATGGCATCCTCATCGACACGCTCATCAAGGATGGGCGAAATCTCTTCGATTTCATCCAAGAGCCCACATTGAAGGACCTCGTCCTGGAGGCGAAGGAGGCGGGCATGAGCACGGCGCTCTCGGGAGCCCTCAAGGTGACGGACCTTCATGCCCTCGTTCGGATCAATCCCGACATCGTCGGAGTTCGGGGAGCGGTGTGCACGAACGGCGACCGCGAGAGCGGAAACGTCGTCGCCTCCGCGGTCGCGGCGCTTCGTGACGAACTCCAGCGACGGCTGACCGGGAAGGTCGATGTGTTTGCTAAAGTGGAACCTTCCGCGCCTCGAGTCCTATCATGA